Within Hypomesus transpacificus isolate Combined female chromosome 10, fHypTra1, whole genome shotgun sequence, the genomic segment TGATCTAGGTTGTAAGATATTTCCCACCCCTTTTCAAAAAAGTTTTTTATTCTGCTGATATTTTCACTGTATATTTTagatatgttctcaatagtgttgttgttcttttaAACTAGAGGtgtataaataatgtattttttacAGTAATGATCCACTGAATCCCCATTGCACACCAAATAAAGACATTGTTGGTGAAATTGTCTTTGGTTTGTAGTTCAAGATTCAAAAAACAACACATGAAATTGTCTTTATTGTTTTGTCACCATTTATAATGCAGAAATTGCAGCATGGGAAAACAGTAATTTGCTACAACAGCCTTCATTCCTGTTCACTCCCCATGCAATCTTACCTCAGTTTCACACAGTCAGGAAGTGCATAATTTCCTGGGGAAACAAAGGTGTCATTATAGTTCACAGGTGTCCCAGTGCAAGCCAAGCATCTTCTGCAAATGAGGGAAAGAGTGTTAACTGATGCCAATCTTTTACTGCTACAGAACTCCTCTGTAGTGCCAACAAGTTTTCAAAGGCGGCAGGGTGCTTATCACTGATGCTGTGCCCAGTTGGCAAGCAGTTAGTGAAGACAAATGTCCCAGAAACACAATGAGTCTTTTTATGATATTCATTTACGTGACCTCATTTCAGCAAAGAGCAGCTGTGAGCCTTGGAATAGACTGAGCCAGATCAGTTGAAAAAAGGTTGTAGTTTCTCCTCTAGCCATTGAACTACAATTCCTAACATGCATCTGGTCATACAGCGCAGACTCACGTCGGTTTATTTGGTATACAAACGGGCAGCAGGAAGCTCAGCTCAAAATTGTCCGGAAGGTTAGTTTCTAAACTTCCTCATATTTTCTTCTGAGTTAACCTCACTACAAATGTGTAACATGGTTAATATGGGTTGATTTACTTATATGATCTTAATGGTTCGTTGAGTGGCCAGAATAAGAGAATAGCTTTGCTGTGacgttagcaagctagctacatGGCTTACTTGAGCACAGTAAACTGGTTACTGTACTACTAGCTAGCAAAACTAGCATATAGGCCTTCGTTAAATGTAAGCAGATTCATTAATAATGCTAGTTAGCTTACAGGTGGTGCTATGGCTGGAAATAGGCGAGTTAGAAAATGCTTAGCTATTATTACTGCCCGTTTATCTATGTTGAATCGGTATTCCAGAAGTCAAGCCAGTTTTGAAAAGGATAATACTCCACAACAAGGATGGTTAGATGGCAGTTTTTTCTTTTGCTAGCTAGTTTTCTTGGTCTGTAATCTCCATAGTTTGATTTGTTAAACGATTAGAATTTACAGTCTTTGAGATTGTTAACTCCAGTTATATTTTACTGTATGCTGTCGAGTTTGGTAGTGTTTGAATGGGGTGCATGTCAAGGTTCCCAGCTTAAGCCATATCATGACATAAGAAAGATGTTTGGCAGATAATGGGACCCATTATTTATTAGAGAAGCTCTGATATTCAGTGCTACTTAGATTTGTAATAGTGCTGCTATAGGTAGGCCTACCTGGTTAATCTGAGAAAGGAACTAGTCAAAGCTTCCCCATTCAAGGGTCTAGTATTACACAGCAAGGGATTTGGATGCCATCGTATTGGCATAACAATGGTTAGATACGGGTGTGACATTGCCTTCTGTTGGTATGCTATGGGTTTGTGTGGGTTTGGCACAATCCAAAATACACCTTTTCTACAATAGAGCCCCATCTGGTGGGTATAGTTTGTTTCTGCAGCGGTTGTAGAAGTTGTTCTTTCATAAGAAAAATAAGTTGCATCATAAACCAGAATCAGTAATAAACAAACGTTGAATTAGTATTAGACTcctgtgttgtcaaattaagaTCAAGGGACTCATCGAATGAATCTAAGAGGTGCTATAAGAAAGTTCAACCTTAACAGGTGGTAAACAAGGTAAAGACAATACCGTGGCGTTACTAACTAAGACAGCTGCCCCCTGTAGGTGTGATGGAGCGGAAAGGTGTCTGAGGCCAGAGAGTTCTGACCAGGGCAGTGCAGCCATGACGGAGTGCTTCCTGCCCCCCAGCAGCAGTCCTGCGGAGCAGCGCAGGGCAGAGCACCCAGGGGGTGTGGCCCGCACCCCGAGCTCTGAAGAGATCAGCCCCACCAAGTTCCCTGGGCTCTACCGCACGGGCGAGCCGTCACCCCCCCACGATGGACACCACCACGAGCCCCCTGATGCCGTCTCAGACGACGACAAGGAACACagcaagaagaagaacaagtttaagaaaaaagaaaagagaagtaAGAAAGCTTCTTTACATTCTAAAATGTACATGGTGTGTAGTTTAAAACAACAAAGACACGTGTCAGGTCTTATGTGTCTATGAGAATAAGTTTGCCTCACCAATTTGCCTCTGTTAGACCTAGTTTTGGGTCAAACCATTTGACAGTGTTAACCTTTCTCAATCTGTTTAAATGTTACTAGATCGTTAGATACATTTTTCCACATGActatcttttttgttgttgttatcctGCAGTTAAATTTAGCTATCCAAGGGCACTGtgacagaaaggaagagaaagaaagtttGAGGGCACACCCAATACCCGGTGAAGGTGTGTCTTGGGCCACAAGCTGATAAAGAGTGGGAATACGTACTATAGTGGCACTGATTAAAGGAGACAACAAACTGTGAGCGGAGCTTTAATGCAGGTTGACACTAGTTGGTTGCATTTTGCTCAGAGGAAGCACCGAATCCCAATTCTACAGCTTATTCAGGAAAGGAAACTGGCAAGATGCAGTGGGAATTGTGCTAAATTGGTGGCTGACCTCTTTTTCAGTCCCCATTCTCCCCCTCCTgttctgtcctctcttctcgcCTCTGTCTCAAAACATGGTGATCGAGGGCTGTGtggtagcagagagagaaagaggggattaAGGGTTTACCTTAACTCTCACCCTCTCgtctttttcctctccttcttcctctgctcCGTCATTCAGCGGAGGGCTACGCCGCCTTCCAGGAGGACAGCTCGGCAGACGAAGCGGAGAGCCCGTCCAAGATGAAGCGCTCCAAGGGCATCCACGTGTTCAAGAAGCCCAGCTTCTccaagaagaaggagaaagacttcaaggtgaaggagaaggagaagggccCCAAGGAGGACAAGGCCAAGGACAAGAAGTCCAAGGACCTGACGGCCGCGGACGTGGTCAAACagtggaaggagaagaagaagaagaaaaagcccACGGCGGAGGCCGAGCCGGTGCCCGTGGAGACCCCCACCCTCAGGCCCATCTTCGGGGCCCCTCTTGCCGAGGCTGTGAAGCGAACAGCCCTCTACGATGGCCTCCAGCTGCCGGCCGTTTTCAGGGAGTGCATCGACTACATCGAGAGCTACGGCATGAAGTGCGAGGGGATCTATCGCGTGTCGGGTAGGAGTTACTTCAGAATTGAACTTTGGGGAGACTCATCAGTTTGAGGAGTTGACTTTTGTTGACCACGTGAATGCgtgaaaacatgttttgttttaCGTCTGCACAGTTGTTAAATGTATTAACGATATCTTCCCGTTAATGCAGTGTGGCAATGTTGGTCACAGCAACATACAATATGTACAATATCTTCTGTTAATATCTCACCTTACATTAAATGTCCATAACAGCATTTTGACTTCCATGCCCAcacctccctgtcccctccctcgtCCCAGGTATGAAGTCCAAGGTGGACGAGTTGAAAGCCGCCTACGACCGTGAGGAGTGTCCCTGTCTGGAAGAGTACGACCCCCACACGGTGGCCAGCCTGCTGAAGCAGTACCTCCGTGAACTGCCGGAGAACCTGCTGGGCCGAGAGCTGGCCCAGCGCTTTGAGGACGCCTGCAGTAGACAGGGCGAGGCGGAGAAGGTCACCGAGTTCCAGCGGCTGCTGACAGAAGTGTCCCCTGGCTGCAGGCTCATTCTCTCCTGGCTGGTCACCCACATGGACCATGTCATCGCCAGGGAGGCTGACACCAAGATGAACATCCAGAACATCTCCATAGTCCTCAACCCCACCGTCCAGGTCAGAGATGAAGAGGGACAgtgtgatgagaggagagaatagAAGGGGTTTCAGAAGAAATGAGTTGATCATGTTAAACATGTGAGGATATACCATAGATAATGGCAGAGTTACTGTTTAGAGGGATTTGGGCAAATAACCCCTATACAAGAAGTAGTTGTAAACATATTCTACATTCAGCTCATTGAAACAATTCCTTGATTTTTTTGTCCAAAGGAAGAcagttatttaaaaaacaaaattggggggggggggggggggggggggggggcggggggggggggggggggagaaagcatGCCCTACTTCCAAGCAGCTAATTTATTCTCAGGAGAACTGCTTCTGTGGCTGTTCCACTTTCGATAATCCAGCGGTAGCACAGCATCCATCATCCCACAGACTGCCATGTAGACGAATGACTTTCAGCAcgccccatcccctccctccctcccccggttGCTCCTGCTTTAGATCGGGAACCGGGTTCTCTACGTGTTCTTCACGCACGTGAGGGAGCTGTTTGGAGAAGTGGTGCTGAGGCCCGTGGTGCGCCCCCTGCGCTGGTCCAACATGGCCGCCATGCCGGCGCTGCCTGAGACCCAGGAGAGCATCAAGGAGGAGATCCGCAGACAGGTGGGTGGACTGCTCCCTTCTGCCCTCCCCGTTTAGCCCCGTTCAGCTTTGCCATTCACTAAAGCACAGGGACGCCGCAGTATTCGACCACCACTGCTGCATTTGTGTGACGTATATGTGTGATGTTCCCCAGGAGTTCCTGCTGAACTGCCTGCACAGGGACCTCCAGGCAGGGGTGAAAGACCTGTCTAAAGAGGAGAGACTGTGGGAGGTGCAGCGCATCCTCACTGCTCTCAAACGCAAGCTGAGAGAAGCCAAACGGCAGGCTAGTAAAACACATGCCTCTTTAATGGTCACAGAACTGTAGGTTCTGTGTCATTGAAACTTGCTACattaattacaaaaaaaaatgtttttacgaGCCACAATCCAGTATGTCTCTCGTGATATGCCTGCGTAATGTAAttcctccatgcctccctcccTTGTGACCTGTCAGGAGTGTGAGAGTAAGATCGCACAGGAGATAGCAAGCCTCTCCAAAGAGGACGTGTCCAAAGAGGAAATGACAGAGAATGAGGAAGAGGTGGTCAACATCTTGCTAGCACAGGTAAGACGCACATCTACATTGTGAGACTGTGGTGTTTTTAAAAGGGCTCATACAAATATAGgaacaatacaatacaaatatgGATGTCCCCTTAAATTCCACAATGTTCCCCTTATtgttcctcttttcctcccgCCCCCCTGTGCAGGAGAATGAGATCCTGACAGAGCAAGAGGAACTGATCTCTCTAGAGCAGGTGCTGCGCCGGCAGATAGCCACTGAGAAGGAGGAGATTGAGAGGCTGCGGGCTGAAATTGCTGACATACAGAGGTGAATGTGTTCACAAATAGACATTATAGGATGAAAATTCACTTGGGGTAATGACACGGTGGTTACCGTTTGATTTCCCACTAcgctgggtgtgtgtttctccagtcGGCAGCAAGGCCGCAGTGAGACTGAGGAGTACTCCTCAGACagcgagagtgagagtgaggatgaggaagaaCTGCAGATGATCCTCGAAGACCTACAAAAGCAGAATGAAGAACTGGAGGTGAGAGACAGACTTATAGTATAACGTTTTTCTATTACGTTTGCCCTTTTTCGAGGGGAGACATACGTTGTTTGTCTAATTTTTTAGGTGTTGGAATATTGTTGGTGACAGTAAGGGTTCTATCCCGCTAATGTTGTGATTGGTTGACCCGCAGAACAAGAACACCCACCTGAATCAAGCTATCCACGAGGAGCAGGAAGCCATCTTGGAGCTGCGTGTCCAGCTCCGTCTCCTTCAGAGCCACAAGCTGCAGCAGGAACTGACGGTCCCGCCTCCCTCGGAGCAGGCTCCtcccacacagcccagcccagaggcCAGGAATGAGGAGCAGACCAAGCGCTCCATGGTTCCTGTGACAACCGTTACAGAACAACCTGCCTCCACCAATGGCAAGCCCTGCAAGGATGCCGCTAAACCTTCGCCAAGTAAAGATAGGAGGGAGACCAACCTGTGAAGTCTGCTCATCTCTGTTCCCATTTAGCCTACATACATACTGCTTTACATTTCCAGCTGTTCAAAGCCCTAGGAAGTCAACAGCCACATGTCTATTATCGCTCCACAATTAGGCAAGTCAGTGCATGCTAGCTCCACATAAGGTTGAAAACTGACCAAGGTTATGAACTTGTTATTTACCCATGGTAAATAACCAGTGCATAATGAAATTGCCTATAGCTGACGCGTCAATGGAATTGAGGCCAACATGAGAAAGTAGGAGGGACCATGCGTCAGAATAGAAAGCTCCCTAGTGCCAAGCCTTTGTGTTAGGGAGGGCGGGAGCTGGAGGAACTGAAGGGAAAGGGTAGTATTGGAAGTGTGAGGAAGGCACCCTACCTTTGCAGTTTTTAGAAGATCCTGCTTTTAGACCTTAAGGACAAGATCAGACCAATGTATTCACCCCCTATAATGACCCCCTCTCCCAGTCAGTCTCAGATGGAACCACCTGTTTGGAATGCAACCACTGTGCCATAACCGAAGCTGCAAGACTGGACGAGTTGCACAATAGAACCACTAGGACAAATGCTCTTTGAAATATGAAGAATTTTTGATGGGTctctatatattatatatatttacatagtATTCTAGAATATTTGGAGGACTAATTATGCAAATATGTTGATTTGAAATGACATGCCATATATATATTTGGCACAATCTGGTGTTTGTGAGAACTACAGATGTACAAACATGAGAACTGGTGGACCGTGCCTGGTAACTGACCTGTGCATTATGTACTCTGTACACAAATTGCATTTGCATCTCTTAACGCAATAGGGTCATGACTCGTGATGTCTGTTATGAGTGAGTACAAGCCAATATTTTAAGTCAATCATTTCAGACTCTATAGTATATGATCTTTTCCAATTACAATGTGCTACCCATCTACCATCATTACAGTGTATCTGTGATGGGTAAAACAAAGGCACAGCATATTGTGCATGTACATTATTGTAAAATTGGAAATGTGCTGTATTTTCAGCTGTTTTTTccatgttattttttattttaatgctCTAAATAGAGGAACTTTGTATGTGTGGGACTGCATTTGAATATGGCAAATCAAAGCAATCTGATGATAGGACACCCCAAATTATATAGTAGATTAACCTAAAGTGATTGTAATGGATTACTGCTAGATGTGGCTCATAATCTTTCCTTCTCATAAAATTATTTTCATATTATTAAAGGCTTTTGTAGCTTGTATTGTTGCAGACAAAATAATGCTGTGAAAATAAAGTGTCaatcttaaaataaataaaaaagattgtATCTCTGAGTTTGCGTTTTACAGATAGTTGTCTAATGTCTAATTTAAAAGCTAGGCCTATACGTTTATGCAAATACTTCTGATTATACCCTATGTAAATGTTCACACATCTTCTATCTTTACTCGCCGAATAGAATTGGTGATCAATACACTTTAAAGACACGTTATATAATTTTTTATCTGTTAAAAATAATGTTCATAGCGAAAGATGGAAACACCACGTGACTAGTGATTCGGTTGGCTTCAACTGGTTTCCGTTATGGTTGGAATGATGATCAGTCTGTCGTAGAGTTTGGGTGTCTCCTTTTttaagaaaaatatttttgctgTAAGCATGTGGACAcaaaagttttgaaaatataTTGAAGAGATATGTGAGTAGCAGTAGCCTTCTATAATGGCAATAAGGGAACTTAAAGTCTGTCTTTTAGGGGTAAGTGTACTTCTTGTTGACTCAAAAAAATCTGTCTGCAGTCGGTTCTGTATCGACAGCATTGAAACATGGAAAAGAGAACAGACATTATACTTGACAGTAACAAAGGTGTTTTAATCCAGGAAGCCTACAAAATATTTTACTGACCAAATGTAATGTTAGCCAACTTTGTCGAAAATAACAACCCCTTGGGAAAAAACCGCTACCATTCGCCCATGAAAAAACTTTCTAGCCGGTAAAATAGGCCTCTAGATTACATTCAATgtcaaaaagtatgtttttttgTCATTGACTGATTTGTCATtcactgttttgtgtgtgtatttaaaagGGGGGCATCTTTTTGCATTTGTGGAATTACTCTTACAATTAAATACCAGCCATTACGTCATCACCTGAAGTAACCAGTTAGCTTCAACATTTCTTGCGGTAGGTTTTCGACCAATTTTGCAGCCCGTGACGTGCATTTGTAGACTATCGTCTTCAACTCCCAGGTGGCTTAGTATTGTAAAAATACCTTATGGGGTGCAAAAAGGAGATTTAGCCCAACTTCCTTGTCTCAGCGCAATGTATGATGCTAAGAGTATTGGGACTAATCAACTTATATTGTTTCCCAGGATACAGGAGTGGGAAAGTCCAGTATTGTATGTCGTTTTGTTCAAGATCATTTTAGCCACAACATAAGTCCCACAATAGggtaagttaaaaaaaaaaaaattataaagatTGTTTTGTTATCGGAGCTCAAAGTAATTTAATTGAAAACCAAATGAAACATACCTGCACATGACTCGCCTTGAGATCCACTGATGTCCATTGAGGATAACACAAAGCAAAGTGTCCTGTCAGTTCGTCTTGGAATAAATGTCTGATGTATAACATCTCAACCTGGTTTTTCCAATTCAAAGTCGCAGAAATGTGATGAGACACTGCTTTTTCTATGAAGCTCATTTGTTTTGGTGTATGCTTTTTGTCAAACACAGGGCATCATTTTTAACGAAAACGGTGCCATGTGGAAATGAACTTCACAAATTCCTTATCTGGGACACAGCAGGACAAGAAAGGGTGTGGACATCCACAGAATTCATCCTACGTCTTCTTATCACATATTTATTTCTAATACTTTTGAGTTTTGTTGAAATAAGCACAAAACTGGGACACACTGTTTCTTACTCACCCTGTCTAATCATTCTCGTCTCAAGTGCCCCCATGACATGATTTCGCTTAGCTACTATTTTTAGTGCTAGTTCTGTTCAGTGATTCACAGGGTGTATGCTAAAATGTGTGACAGAAGAAACAGTAACTTGAATATTGCCATAGGAAAATATCACTTCTGTTTATAAATTGGGAAGTaggattttgtattttttgtatactCTTGTTTTGCttatgtttgtgtattttgtTCTATTCTTTGTTACCAGTTTCACTCACTGGCCCCAATGTACTACAGAGGTTCAGCTGCTGCTGTCATTGTCTATGACATCACCAAACTGGTATGGATATTTATTTCCTTAGAAAAGAGGTGACAAGGCTGATTCCTTTTTAAATCAATCCCAATTACAGATCTCCACAAGAGTAACAGATACCTCATAGATTTACACTTTTCTCTGTGGCCTGGCTCTGTCTTGCAGGACTCTTTCCAGACACTGAAGAAATgggtgaaggagctgaaggaacATGGTCCTGAGGACATTGTTGTAGCGATAGCAGGGAACAAAAATGATCTGGGAGACATCAGGTATGAGGTTTCTTTTGTAGGGCTTTACCATCTCGATCTGCAGTACAATACACAAGCACCACAATtcaggatgtgatgtcattCTCTTCAAATAAAAAGACGATTCAAAGCTTGGCACAAGAGTTCAAATATAGTCACAAAGGTATTTCCCTATTGAGAAATACAAGAATTTGAAATAAGAAATGTAAAATGATCACAAAAGTGATCTGTGTGGACGCAAGTTTAGTTACACAGGGATTTTGATAATGCTATAGCTCATTATATTGTCCAACAACAGGGAAGTCCCTATGAAGGAAGCCAAGGACTTTGCCGAGTCAATTGCAGCAATTTTCATCGAGACTAGTGCCAGAAATGCTATTAATGTCGAGGAACTCTTTCAGAAAATCAGTAAGTGTTTttagtaaattctgtgtttcaACAATGCGACCATTACATAATATGTAACCCTAACAAATAGTAGTTGCATATAAAATAGCAATATACAATATGTTCTACTCTCTCAATGATTTCAGGTCGACAGATCCCTCCCCTGGAGAATCCTGAGGTAGACAGTAACGAATCCTTTAAACTGAGCCGACAGCCTCCTTCCTCAACAAAGCGCTGTTGCTAGTAAAACCAGGAATGGCCAGTGAGACGTCTGGCTTCAGGAACATGTCTTCCTCTTCACTTTGACACAAGATCGACTGTGCCTGCAGTCACCCCTAGGGAAGGATTGGAGGGGAAGACCTGGACCCgattgaaatattttactatttgaTTGACCAACTTTATGTAGGGCTATTTGTCTCCCTCTAGTGttggagggagagcaagaggtTATCCTTAAATACAATTGTAATTTCTGCGTTTCAGAGGCTGTATTATAACCATGCATACAGTGACATGAGTAATCACGTCTTAATGACATTCTCCAAATTCTCAAATGATGACTTTAGCAAAAATTTGCAAAAAGATCATTGTAGTTTAAATGGATTTAACAAGACTACTTTGATTTGGTCAAAGGTGGTTATGATTATGTACACATTTATGTCCGGAACATGTTTTTAGTCTTAAGCAGTGTAGATCAAGTGATTGCACTGTGGTTCAAGACATTACTCAAATTAATTTGGTCTTTGCAGATATCTTTCTCTGTTCAACTGCAAAAAGTGATACACATTAGTCTATAAAGCACATCTCATGTACCTTGAGTCTAAAATATGCTTAAGGTGTGTAGTGAAAGGGACTTGTATTTCAATGGCTTCCATTTTGTTACAATGGAATCACAACGCAAACTTTTAAGTTTGTAACACATGCCGTGGTTGTGAATTCTGAAAAATACATTCCCAGTAAACGAAGTACATGTCCATCCGGAGAGGAGGCTCAATTTGTTTATCTGGCACTTTACAACTTCGGAATACTTTTTTTTTGGGTAAGTAGAGTACACTTTAAATTAAAATATTTGAGGTTCAGCATTGcttttttattaaaatgtttacactttttactcaaatgtattttataatgtgtttttttctagATTGTTGTAATACAATTCTAGAAGTGACATTTTGCATGTGATCAACTAA encodes:
- the ralbp1 gene encoding ralA-binding protein 1; this encodes MTECFLPPSSSPAEQRRAEHPGGVARTPSSEEISPTKFPGLYRTGEPSPPHDGHHHEPPDAVSDDDKEHSKKKNKFKKKEKRTEGYAAFQEDSSADEAESPSKMKRSKGIHVFKKPSFSKKKEKDFKVKEKEKGPKEDKAKDKKSKDLTAADVVKQWKEKKKKKKPTAEAEPVPVETPTLRPIFGAPLAEAVKRTALYDGLQLPAVFRECIDYIESYGMKCEGIYRVSGMKSKVDELKAAYDREECPCLEEYDPHTVASLLKQYLRELPENLLGRELAQRFEDACSRQGEAEKVTEFQRLLTEVSPGCRLILSWLVTHMDHVIAREADTKMNIQNISIVLNPTVQIGNRVLYVFFTHVRELFGEVVLRPVVRPLRWSNMAAMPALPETQESIKEEIRRQEFLLNCLHRDLQAGVKDLSKEERLWEVQRILTALKRKLREAKRQECESKIAQEIASLSKEDVSKEEMTENEEEVVNILLAQENEILTEQEELISLEQVLRRQIATEKEEIERLRAEIADIQSRQQGRSETEEYSSDSESESEDEEELQMILEDLQKQNEELENKNTHLNQAIHEEQEAILELRVQLRLLQSHKLQQELTVPPPSEQAPPTQPSPEARNEEQTKRSMVPVTTVTEQPASTNGKPCKDAAKPSPSKDRRETNL
- the rab31 gene encoding ras-related protein Rab-31, coding for MAIRELKVCLLGDTGVGKSSIVCRFVQDHFSHNISPTIGASFLTKTVPCGNELHKFLIWDTAGQERFHSLAPMYYRGSAAAVIVYDITKLDSFQTLKKWVKELKEHGPEDIVVAIAGNKNDLGDIREVPMKEAKDFAESIAAIFIETSARNAINVEELFQKISRQIPPLENPEVDSNESFKLSRQPPSSTKRCC